GATCATCGAAGGTTGCGGAAAACTTACTAAAGCGGTCGCCGTCTTTCGCGAACAGATCCGCGATAGTGACATCCTTCATGTCAGCGTAGTGTTTTTGTAATGCCTGCCAGGCAGAGGTCTGCGTTGGGTTGATGTTTTTCATAGCAATACTCTTCTGATTTGAGAATTGTGACTGCGGTCGATTGTAGCGCCTGCCGGGGAAAATTGTGATGGTTTTTGTGCCTGCCCCTCTGTTCTGCGGCTCAAGCACGGCGAAAATGGCCGATTATCCGCATAACATAAGCCATTTTACTGATTGCGAAAGCCGCATGAAAAATCCGCATAATCCCGGCGTTGACAGCGCCCCCGCTAACCCTTTATTTATAACCACACTTCTTGCGCGCGAGCGCAGAAGAAGCTTGCGGGATGGCACTGCGTTTATCCGGCCTACAGAGTATGTAGGCCCGCCACGCATACCGCCACCGGCCAGTTTTAAGTTACCCGAGCCAACGCCGCTTTCGCGCGAGAGACGACGGTAAGTATTACCAATGCATTTCGCGTTGTGGCCAGGCGGCAACTGAGCGCATCCCCGGGAGCTTACATCGGTAAGTGACCGGGGTAAGTGAAGGCAGCCAACACCGCCACAGCGCGGCAAGCGAAGGTAAGTATTACCAACGCATTTCGCGTTGTGGCCAGGCGGCAACTGAACGCATCCCCGGGAGCTTACATCGGTAAGTGACCGGGGTAAGTGAAGGCAGCCAACACCGCCACAGCGTGAAAGGCGAAGGTAATAGCCAGAAGAGGCGCGTTGCCCAGGTACACGGTGTTCGAAGTGCCAGACTGAAGAAAACACCTGAGGGGGAGCAACGCCGAGATAACAAAACGCCTGGCAGCGTTCGTTATCGGCTACAGAGGCTGAATCCTCTGGGTTGTCACCAGAAACGTTCGCAGTCGGGCGTTTCGCAAGGTGGAGCGCTTCTGGGGAAAACGTAGTTGTTTTGCTATCTGCGCCACCCCTGTTTTTCGCTCTTTCCTTGTGCCAAGGCTGAATATTGGATCCCCTGACACGAGGTTGTTATGACGAGTTTAGTTGTCGCCAAATTTGGCGGCACCAGTGTTGCCGATTACGATGCCATGAACCGCAGTGCGGACGTGGTGCTTGCCGATGCCAGCGTCCGTCTGGTTGTTCTCTCCGCCTCTGCGGGCGTGACCAATCTGCTGGTTGCCCTGTCTGAAGGGCTGGAAGCCAGCGAGCGCTTCGTAAAACTCGACGCTATCCGCAAAATTCAGTTCGATATCCTGGAACGTATGGCGAATCCTTCCGTGATTCGTGAAGAGATCGAACGCCTGCTGGAAAATATCACCACCCTGGCGGAAGCCGCCTCGCTGGCGACCTCTACGGCCCTGACCGACGAGCTGGTGAGCCACGGCGAATTAATGTCGACTCTGCTGTTTGTTGAAGTGCTGCGTGAACGTAACGTTCAGGCGCAGTGGTTTGACGTGCGTAAAGTCATGCGTACCAGCGATCGCTTTGGCCGTGCCGAGCCGGATGTCGCCGCGCTGGCTGAGCTTTCCGCCCAGCAACTCGCGCCGCGCCTCAGCGAAGGGTTAATCATCACCCAGGGCTTTATCGGTAGCGAAGCCAAAGGCCGTACCACCACGCTGGGCCGTGGCGGCAGCGACTATACGGCAGCGCTGCTGGGTGAAGCGCTGCACGCCTCACGTGTGGATATCTGGACAGATGTTCCGGGCATCTATACCACCGATCCGCGCGTCGTTCCGGCAGCAAAACGCATTGATGAAATCGCCTTTGAAGAAGCGGCTGAGATGGCCACTTTTGGCGCGAAAGTGCTGCATCCGGCCACTCTGTTGCCTGCCGTGCGCAGCGACATTCCGGTATTTGTCGGCTCCAGCAAAGACCCGAAAGCGGGCGGCACGCTGGTATGCAACAAAACCACTAATCCACCGCTGTTCCGCGCACTGGCGCTGCGCCGCAGACAAACGCTGCTGACGCTGCACAGCCTGAACATGCTGCACTCACGTGGCTTCCTGGCCGAAGTGTTTGGCATCCTCGCACGACACAATATCTCTGTCGATCTGATCACCACCTCCGAAGTGAGCGTGGCGCTGACGCTGGATACCACCGGCTCAACGTCAACCGGCGATACGTTGCTGACCCAGTCGCTGCTGACCGAGCTGTCATCGCTGTGCCGCGTGGAAGTCGAAGAGAACCTGGCGCTGGTGGCGCTGATCGGCAATGAGCTGTCGAAAGCCTGCGGCGTGGGGAAAGAGGTGTTTGGCGTGCTCGACCCGTTCAACATTCGCATGATCTGCTACGGCGCATCCAGCCATAACCTCTGCTTCCTGGTGCCTGGCGCCGAAGCGGAGCAGGTTGTACAGAAGCTGCATCATAATTTGTTTGAATAAAATTCCTTAGCACGATAAACAATAACTATGGCCGGGCACGAACCCGGCCTTTTTATAAAAAAACACAACACAACAATCGCAAGGAATTCCTCACATGCTCGCAACACTGACGCGGCTGTTCCCGTTATGGGCGCTGCTGCTTTCCGTCCTCGCTTATTACTTCCCACCCACCTTCGTCGCCATCGGTCCGTGGGTGAGCACGCTGCTGATGCTGATTATGTTCGGCATGGGCGTGCACCTGAAACTCGATGATTTTAAACGCGTGCTCTCTCGCCCGGCGCCGGTCGCCGCGGGCATTTTCCTGCACTATCTGGTGATGCCGCTGGCGGCATGGCTGCTGGCGTTGCTCTTTAAGATGCCGCCAGATTTGTCCGCCGGAATGGTGCTGGTCGGCAGCGTCGCCAGCGGTACGGCGTCGAACGTGATGATCTACCTGGCAAAAGGCGACGTCGCGCTGTCGGTCACCATCTCTTCCGTCTCAACCCTGGTCGGTGTGATCGCGACGCCGCTGCTGACGCGCCTGTACGTCGATGCGCATATCCAGGTGGATGTGATGGGTATGCTGCTGAGTATTTTGCAAATTGTGGTGATCCCAATAGCGCTGGGGTTGATTGTGCATCACCTGTTCCCGCGCGTGGTGAAAGCGGTCGAACCGTATCTGCCCGCCTTCTCGATGGTGTGTATTCTGGCGATCATCAGCGCGGTAGTGGCCGGTTCTGCGGCGTATATCGCCTCGGTTGGCCTGGTGGTGATTGTCGCGGTGATTCTGCACAACAGCATCGGTTTGCTGGGCGGTTACTGGGGCGGACGCCTGTTCGGCTTTGATGAATCCACCTGCCGCACGCTGGCGATTGAAGTGGGCATGCAAAACTCAGGTCTGGCCGCCGCGTTGGGTAAAATCTACTTCTCCCCGCTCGCCGCACTGCCTGGCGCGTTGTTCTCCGTCTGGCATAACCTCTCTGGCTCGCTGCTGGCGGGTTACTGGTCCGGTAAACCCGTCGACGGGCGCAACGCGGATGCGGTGAAAGAGGGGTAACAGAGCAACCACTGCCGGATAAAAACGTATCATCCGGCAGATTAATTTTTTACCCAACCGTAATCGTCACCGGCTTACCGAGTTTACTCAGCATGGTGACCAGGGCATCAATGGTAAATTTACTGGTTTTTTGATTAACCACATCGGAGACGCGAGGGCGAGAAATATTGAGTCTGGCGGCTACTTCCGCCTGTTTGAGGTGGTTTTCAGCTATCCAGCCGGCGATTTCCTGCATCAGTTGCCGTTTAATACTCAGCAATTGGATGACCTCTCGTTCCGCATCCTGCGCAAGCGCATTTGCGGTTTCAGGTGCAAAACCCAGTTCCGCAAAAATATTGGCACCGGCCGGGGTCACATGACCAATCAGATTTTCTGTTGTCGTTTTCATTTTTGATTCCTGTAATGCTCAACCAATGCGCGATAGCGGGTACGGGCTATCGCCTTATCTGAGAGCGAAGTGCGCTGAGACGTTTTATGAAAACAGTGCAAAACATACAGCGCATCTTCAAACCTGGCCAGGTAAAAAACGCGGAACGCGCCTGCGTGATTGCGAAGCCGGATTTCCGCCACGCCAGCGCCAACCTCAGCCATCACTCTCCAGTCCGACGCTTCCAGGCCAGCCTGAATTTTGTGCAGATAGCCCGCATCTTTGCGAACATCTTCTGGAAAAGCACATAAGTCCTTGTATGACGAACCCAGCCAAATGATGGGCTTTAGGGCAGGTCGCAACTCCAGCATAACACATCCTTGTATAAAATTTTATACCAAATCTGCATGATGTTACGCCGACGTCAGCCATTGTCACCCACGCTCCGACAAATATGCGAAGCGCTTTCCAGCGTTTATGCGCCATTACGCATGCTTTACCTGGCCGCATCGCGTACACTCGTTGCACTTCCCGAGGAGAGAATCCCATGGCCCTGACCAGACTGACGCAAAAAGAGATGACGGAGAGCGAACAACGGGAGCTAAAAACCCTGCTCGATCGCGCCCGCATCGCGCATGGACGCCCGCTCAGCAATTCTGAAGCGAATCATGTGAAAAAAGAGTACATCGATAAGCTGATGGAGCAGCGTGAAGCGGAAGTGAAGAAAGCCCGCAAGGTTAAAAAACAGCAGGCTTACAAACCCGATGAGAGCACGACCTTTTCCTGGTCGGCGAATACCTCAACGCGCGGCAGACGCTAATCAGCGCCCTTTCTTCTTTCTCCCCGGCTGGGTAAAGCGTTTACCTGCCGGTTTGCCCCGATTTTTCTCTTCGGGCTTCGCAACATTGACGGCAGGTTTTTTCGCCGCCTGCGGTTTTGCTTTGGCTTTCGGCTTCGCTTCTGAGGATGAGTTCTCAATCAGTTTGAACAGCGCGATCAATTCGTCGTCGGTTAAATCGCGCCACTCGCCCGGCGGCAGCCCGGTGAGGCTGACGTTCATAATACGCGTGCGTTCCAGCTTCGTGACTTCATAACCGAAATGCTCGCACATGCGGCGGATCTGGCGGTTCAGCCCCTGCACCAGCGTGATGCGGAAAGTGAAAGGCGCTTCTTTCTTAACCTTGCATTTTTTGGTTACCGTACCGAGGATCGGCACGCCCGCGCCCATACCCCGAATAAACTCATCGGTCACCGGTTTGTTGACGGTCACCAGATACTCTTTTTCGTGGTCGTTACCTGCACGCAGGATTTTATTCACTAAGTCGCCGTGATTAGTGAGAAAAATCAGCCCCTGTGAATCTTTGTCCAGACGACCAATGGGGAAAATACGGCTGCTATGATTAACAAAATCAACAATATTGTCTTTTTCGCCGTCTTCAGTGGTACTGACAATGCCAACCGGTTTATTCAACGCGATAAATACCAGATCTTCTGCATTTCGCGGCTCGATAAGTTGACCGTTCACTTTGACAACGTCTCCGGCAACAACCTGATCGCCGATCCCGGCGCGCTTGCCGTTGATAAAAACAT
The Kosakonia oryzae genome window above contains:
- a CDS encoding DUF3811 domain-containing protein, producing MALTRLTQKEMTESEQRELKTLLDRARIAHGRPLSNSEANHVKKEYIDKLMEQREAEVKKARKVKKQQAYKPDESTTFSWSANTSTRGRR
- a CDS encoding helix-turn-helix domain-containing protein gives rise to the protein MKTTTENLIGHVTPAGANIFAELGFAPETANALAQDAEREVIQLLSIKRQLMQEIAGWIAENHLKQAEVAARLNISRPRVSDVVNQKTSKFTIDALVTMLSKLGKPVTITVG
- the rluF gene encoding 23S rRNA pseudouridine(2604) synthase RluF, which gives rise to MLPTQSTRLNKYISESGICSRREADRYIEQGNVFINGKRAGIGDQVVAGDVVKVNGQLIEPRNAEDLVFIALNKPVGIVSTTEDGEKDNIVDFVNHSSRIFPIGRLDKDSQGLIFLTNHGDLVNKILRAGNDHEKEYLVTVNKPVTDEFIRGMGAGVPILGTVTKKCKVKKEAPFTFRITLVQGLNRQIRRMCEHFGYEVTKLERTRIMNVSLTGLPPGEWRDLTDDELIALFKLIENSSSEAKPKAKAKPQAAKKPAVNVAKPEEKNRGKPAGKRFTQPGRKKKGR
- a CDS encoding type II toxin-antitoxin system RelE/ParE family toxin — protein: MLELRPALKPIIWLGSSYKDLCAFPEDVRKDAGYLHKIQAGLEASDWRVMAEVGAGVAEIRLRNHAGAFRVFYLARFEDALYVLHCFHKTSQRTSLSDKAIARTRYRALVEHYRNQK
- the lysC gene encoding lysine-sensitive aspartokinase 3, yielding MTSLVVAKFGGTSVADYDAMNRSADVVLADASVRLVVLSASAGVTNLLVALSEGLEASERFVKLDAIRKIQFDILERMANPSVIREEIERLLENITTLAEAASLATSTALTDELVSHGELMSTLLFVEVLRERNVQAQWFDVRKVMRTSDRFGRAEPDVAALAELSAQQLAPRLSEGLIITQGFIGSEAKGRTTTLGRGGSDYTAALLGEALHASRVDIWTDVPGIYTTDPRVVPAAKRIDEIAFEEAAEMATFGAKVLHPATLLPAVRSDIPVFVGSSKDPKAGGTLVCNKTTNPPLFRALALRRRQTLLTLHSLNMLHSRGFLAEVFGILARHNISVDLITTSEVSVALTLDTTGSTSTGDTLLTQSLLTELSSLCRVEVEENLALVALIGNELSKACGVGKEVFGVLDPFNIRMICYGASSHNLCFLVPGAEAEQVVQKLHHNLFE
- the panS gene encoding ketopantoate/pantoate/pantothenate transporter PanS, with the translated sequence MLATLTRLFPLWALLLSVLAYYFPPTFVAIGPWVSTLLMLIMFGMGVHLKLDDFKRVLSRPAPVAAGIFLHYLVMPLAAWLLALLFKMPPDLSAGMVLVGSVASGTASNVMIYLAKGDVALSVTISSVSTLVGVIATPLLTRLYVDAHIQVDVMGMLLSILQIVVIPIALGLIVHHLFPRVVKAVEPYLPAFSMVCILAIISAVVAGSAAYIASVGLVVIVAVILHNSIGLLGGYWGGRLFGFDESTCRTLAIEVGMQNSGLAAALGKIYFSPLAALPGALFSVWHNLSGSLLAGYWSGKPVDGRNADAVKEG